One stretch of Mycteria americana isolate JAX WOST 10 ecotype Jacksonville Zoo and Gardens chromosome 16, USCA_MyAme_1.0, whole genome shotgun sequence DNA includes these proteins:
- the AFMID gene encoding kynurenine formamidase isoform X2 → MGGWRDMTAEALEEQYSPSRWSPRLGRDTVIQAHLAATAEGTRRARASAQTSLHVPYGDGEGEKLDIYFPTDPSGTFPVLVYIHGGYWQCLSKDESGFAAPPLVSQGAAVVAVGYDTAPKGHMDAMVRQVRRSLAFLVERYPGIRGVYLCGHSAGAHLAAMVLSTDWTEYGVAPDIKGAVLVSGVYDLEPILHTYVNDALNMSRPCAQPAGPSPCWISPAWITLTSLRSCQRRAMSSLR, encoded by the exons ATGGGGGGCTGGCGGGACATGACCGCGGAG GCGCTGGAGGAGCAGTACTCCCCCAGCCGCTGGTCCCCCCGCCTGGGCCGGGACACCGTCATCCAGGCCCACCTCGCGGCGACGGCGGAAG GGACCCGGCGGGCCCGGGCCAGCGCGCAGACCTCGCTGCACGTCCCCTACGGCGACGGGGAGGGCGAGAAGCTGGACATCTATTTTCCCACGGACCCTTCTGGAA CCTTCCCGGTCCTGGTCTACATCCATGGCGGATACTGGCAGTGCCTGAG TAAAGACGAGTCGGGATTCGCAGCCCCCCCGCTGGTGTCGCAGGGCGCGGCGGTGGTGGCGGTGGGATACGACACAGCCCCCAAAG GCCACATGGACGCCATGGTGCGGCAGGTGCGGCGCAGCCTCGCCTTCCTGGTGGAGCGGTACCCCGGGATCAG AGGCGTTTACCTGTGTGGACACTCGGCAGGGGCCCACTTGGCAGCCATGGTGTTGTCCACGGACTGGACGGAATACGGAGTGGCACCGGATATCAAAG GAGCCGTGCTGGTGAGCGGCGTGTACGACCTCGAGCCCATCCTGCACACCTACGTGAACGATGCGCTGAACATGAGCCG GCCCTGCGCGCAGCCGGCTGGTCCGTCTCCCTGCTGGATCTCGCCGGCGTGGATCACTTTGACATCATTGAGAAGCTGTCAGAGGAGAGCTATGTCCTCACTCAG GTGA
- the LOC142417715 gene encoding LOW QUALITY PROTEIN: uncharacterized protein LOC142417715 (The sequence of the model RefSeq protein was modified relative to this genomic sequence to represent the inferred CDS: inserted 1 base in 1 codon), with translation MRRAMARAAVGDDDYGEDPAGSGGRRGRAPRGPGPGRDGGAASPVGSLPAAPPAPAQPGWGAQSGASPGAGGLGGLGGAWGRQPGAVGLPTTPLCPPRAGRCPPQEPWVLGMAEALFVPTATMANLIADRPRPRPPSAPLPAPPRAQGAGVHPQALPHLDRLELTVRGPRGSRYRPRPELIGLENAHSPRLLQQVRRLADRYGLQVHVDGARLVNAAVAQDVEPARITQHCDSVSLCFSKGLGAPAGAVLAGCREFVAEARHVWKLLGGGMRQAGVLAAAARLGLEHAEATLCRDHDNAQRFAEGFHELDSPLCSVSLVAVGTNIVMVSIXGDWPSPAELCEHLWAVSEEELAETGPAVSVLLFPWSAHAVRAVWHRDISACDTELAKNKLEFVAGKCQEKPALGLRPSPPGAGGA, from the exons ATGCGCCGCGCCATGGCCCGGGCCGCCGTGGGCGACGACGACTACGGGGAGGACCCGGCAGGCAGCGGtgggcggcggggacgggccccccgcggccccgggcccggcagagacggcggggccgcctcccccGTGGGGTCCCTGCCTgcggctcctccagccccggcgCAGCCGGGATGGGGAGCCCAGAGCGGGGCTtctccgggggcgggggggcttggcgggctggggggggcctgggggcggCAGCCTGGAGCTGTGGGGCTCCCGACCACCCCGCTGTGCCCGCCCAGGGCCGGCAGATGCCCGCCCCAGGAGCCCT GGGTCCTGGGGATGGCGGAGGCTCTTTTTGTGCCCACGGCCACGATGGCGAACCTCATCGCCG accgcccccgcccccgccccccgtcGGCGCCGCTCCCTGCCCCGCCCCGGGCACAGGGCGCTGGCGTCCACCCCCAGGCGCTGCCGCACCTGGACCGGCTGGAGCTGACCGTCCGcgggccccgcggcagccggTACCGCCCGCGCCCTGAGCTCATCGGCCTGGAGAACGCGCACAGCCCTCGCCTACTCCAGCAG gTCCGCAGGCTCGCTGACCGGTACGGGCTGCAGGTGCACGTGGACGGAGCGCGGCTGGTGAACGCGGCGGTGGCCCAGGACGTGGAGCCGGCTCGGATCACCCAGCACTGCGACTCCGTGTCCCTGTGCTTCTCCAAG GGCCTGGGCGCCCCGGCCGGCGCGGTGCTGGCTGGATGCAGGGAGTTTGTCGCTGAGGCCCGGCACGTGTGGAAGCTGCTGGGCGGGGGGATGCGGCAGGCAGGCGTGCTGGCAGCCGCTGCCCGCCTCGGGCTGGAGCACGCGGAGGCGACGCTGTGCAGAGACCACGACAACGCCCAACGCTTTGCTGAAG GCTTCCAC GAGCTGGACTCGCCCCTCTGCTCCGTCAGCCTTGTGGCGGTGGGGACAAACATCGTGATGGTGAGCA GGGGGGACTGGCCGTCCCCCGCCGAGCTCTGCGAGCACCTGTGGGCAGTGAGCGAGGAGGAGTTGGCCGAGACCGGCCCGGCTGTCAGCGTCCTGCTGTTCCCCTGGTCGGCACACGCCGTGCGTGCCGTCTGGCACCGCGACATCTCGGCCTGCGACACCGAGCTCGCAAAGAACAAGCTGGAGTTTGTGGCCGGGAAGTGCCAGGAGAAGCCGGCCCTGGGGCTGCGCCCGAGCCCTCCGGGCGCAGGGGGAGcctga
- the SOCS3 gene encoding suppressor of cytokine signaling 3: MVTHSKFPAAGMSRPLDTSLRLKTFSSKSEYQLVVNTVRKLQESGFYWSTVTGGEANLLLSAEPAGTFLIRDSSDQRHFFTLSVKTESGTKNLRIQCEGGSFSLQSDPRSSQPVPRFDCVLKLVHHYMPPAPCAVPEQPGGALHPKRTYYIYSGGEKIPLVLSRPLSSSVSTLQHLCRKTVNGHLDSYEKMTQLPAPIKEFLDQYDAPL, from the coding sequence ATGGTCACCCACAGCAAGTTCCCCGCCGCCGGGATGAGCCGCCCCCTCGACACCAGCCTGCGCCTCAAGACGTTCAGCTCCAAGAGCGAGTACCAGCTGGTGGTGAACACCGTGCGCAAGCTGCAGGAGAGCGGCTTCTACTGGAGCACAGTGACGGGCGGCGAGGCCAACCTGCTGCTGAGCGCCGAGCCAGCCGGCACCTTCCTCATCAGGGACAGTTCCGACCAGCGGCACTTCTTCACCCTCAGCGTCAAGACGGAGTCGGGCACCAAGAACCTGCGCATCCAGTGCGAGGGCGGCAGCTTCTCCCTGCAGAGCGACCCTCGCAGCAGCCAGCCCGTGCCCCGCTTCGACTGCGTGCTCAAGCTGGTACATCACTACATGCCGCCCGCGCCCTGCGCTGTCCCCGAGCAGCCGGGGGGGGCCCTGCACCCCAAGCGCACCTACTACATCTACTCGGGTGGCGAGAAGATCCCCCTGGTGCTGAGCCGCCCGCTCTCCTCCAGCGTCTCCACCCTGCAGCACCTCTGCCGCAAGACCGTCAATGGGCACCTGGACTCCTACGAGAAGATGACTCAGCTGCCAGCTCCCATCAAGGAGTTCCTGGACCAGTACGATGCCCCCCTCTAA
- the AFMID gene encoding kynurenine formamidase isoform X1: MGGWRDMTAEALEEQYSPSRWSPRLGRDTVIQAHLAATAEGTRRARASAQTSLHVPYGDGEGEKLDIYFPTDPSGTFPVLVYIHGGYWQCLSKDESGFAAPPLVSQGAAVVAVGYDTAPKGHMDAMVRQVRRSLAFLVERYPGIRGVYLCGHSAGAHLAAMVLSTDWTEYGVAPDIKGAVLVSGVYDLEPILHTYVNDALNMSREVAQRNSPMLCVTPAAPAAAACEVLVAVAQHDSPEFRRQSQEYGQALRAAGWSVSLLDLAGVDHFDIIEKLSEESYVLTQVILNMISRA; the protein is encoded by the exons ATGGGGGGCTGGCGGGACATGACCGCGGAG GCGCTGGAGGAGCAGTACTCCCCCAGCCGCTGGTCCCCCCGCCTGGGCCGGGACACCGTCATCCAGGCCCACCTCGCGGCGACGGCGGAAG GGACCCGGCGGGCCCGGGCCAGCGCGCAGACCTCGCTGCACGTCCCCTACGGCGACGGGGAGGGCGAGAAGCTGGACATCTATTTTCCCACGGACCCTTCTGGAA CCTTCCCGGTCCTGGTCTACATCCATGGCGGATACTGGCAGTGCCTGAG TAAAGACGAGTCGGGATTCGCAGCCCCCCCGCTGGTGTCGCAGGGCGCGGCGGTGGTGGCGGTGGGATACGACACAGCCCCCAAAG GCCACATGGACGCCATGGTGCGGCAGGTGCGGCGCAGCCTCGCCTTCCTGGTGGAGCGGTACCCCGGGATCAG AGGCGTTTACCTGTGTGGACACTCGGCAGGGGCCCACTTGGCAGCCATGGTGTTGTCCACGGACTGGACGGAATACGGAGTGGCACCGGATATCAAAG GAGCCGTGCTGGTGAGCGGCGTGTACGACCTCGAGCCCATCCTGCACACCTACGTGAACGATGCGCTGAACATGAGCCG GGAGGTCGCCCAGAGGAACAGCCCCATGCTGTGCGTCACCCCAGCAGCGCCCGCGGCCGCGGCCTGCGAGGTGCTCGTGGCTGTGGCCCAGCACGACTCCCCGGAGTTTCGCAGGCAGTCGCAGGAGTACGGCCAG GCCCTGCGCGCAGCCGGCTGGTCCGTCTCCCTGCTGGATCTCGCCGGCGTGGATCACTTTGACATCATTGAGAAGCTGTCAGAGGAGAGCTATGTCCTCACTCAG GTGATTCTGAACATGATTTCAAGAGCTTGA